GATGCCATTTGGTTCATGACATTAGCCGCTGTAGCATGAGGATAATATACTATATTGTAAAGACTAATCCTAGTTCACAGTCGAACAATGAGGTATATTCTTGCTCATGCAGCATATGTAATTATTTGTGTAAATAATTAACTTACCTGTATTATATTTGCTTGAGTTATTTTGCATTACTCTTAGATTtcaagtttttttatttttaattcacAAACTTGCTAATGCAATTTCTAACTGGCACATATATGTGCTTATACGTGACGGTTGAAAAGTGTACTATCACGTATATGAGCACCTGCTCTATATAAGTGGGAGGGGAACCCTAACccctctccacctccacccGTCGCAATCGCCCCTCCTACCTCCCCACACCGCACCTCTCCTCCCCCATCTCCACAGtttgcccctcctcctcccccacctcctcgcCCCTCCTCACCCACCTCCCCGCACCGCCCCCTACTCCCCCACCTCCATACGCTGCCCTTCTCCACCCCCAACTCCCCGCACTGCCCCTCCTCGCCCACCTCCTTGCGACCcattctcctcctccgcctccccttgccatccctctcctcccttaacctcctcctcctcctcatccattGTCGAAGAAGTAGCCACCGTGGGCACGGCGAGGGAAGTGATACTCCGCTTCTCCGTGAGGGTTGCTTCACGCGCCCTTGACGCGGTGGCCATAGCAAGTGGCAGGCGGCCATCAAGTCACGGGTGAGATACGGTGCTGCGGTGGCCTTCACCGCTGCGGCGAAGGCCAGTGCTTGTGATAATGACCTCCATCGCCGTGGTGGGGACGGTGGAGGTTCGCCCGGCTTCGTGATCGCAATGTAAGCGATAGAGGCGTTATGAACGAATTGCACTTTTGCCTGGTTAGGCTTTTTTGTTCAGCATTGTTATGTTCTTTTTGTTATCAAGATGAACTGCTATGTTTAGGTTGTGTTACTTTAATTCAGTAGTAGTTTCAGTTGTTGCTCATTTTTTGGTTACCTTGATAGTGTTCTAACCGGTAGTTATAGGTTAATAAATATGATGGTCTAATTAAGCACCGGTAGGAGTAGAACCCTCAGacttagggcaagtacattgctacatgtcagcggtctcataggtcgtctcatgcagtgccacgtaggatttttgatgatgtggaggagagagaaagaggttgtTGCTTcgtgaaacaaccacctcatgagctaaattgtaggactacgagacaacttaacaaccattgtacgagttattgttgccatgcaactcataatattttatttttcttatgcacaaattaaggaattatataccactatcagacaacttataggacaactcattgtacgagttgtctgttgaatcgtctcaagattacgtgtcaatgcatgagaccgcctattagacgacaccaatgtacttgcccttagcGGCACTAAATAAACACCGGTACAAAAGTAACGGCTCCTAACAAAAATCGATTGCAATTCGCACAGCACACGTTTATTTTTGCCGATTCCCTCATCGGCACGGACAACGTACTCTCATTCGCATCGGCTTCATGGTGCCAGGCCCTTCACCAGCACGAATGAGGATTTCGTGTTGACACGTGTGAGAGTCTCCGTAGTAGTAAAGAAAAAATACCGAAGGTGGTTGGTAGTACCGGTTTGCCAGTTTTCGGCCGTACCGGAATTTTTGGAATTTCGAAAACGGCCCAAATATTTTTCTAGAGATCGAACTGGTTACTGAAGGGTAGCAGAAGTCATTATTTGTCACAAATAACGAAAAAGGAGTATACGTGCATGTGGTGCAGTTCCGAGCACTTTCCAGCTAGGTTGCATTGGTGTCTTTCCGTGAACCCGTCCAAATTGTTGTTGTACACGACTGTTACGGGACCTTTCCTACGTAAGGTGAATGGAGACTTGTGCATGGATTTTGTAGGTGCACATAGGACCCTTGCCGTGCACGTCCCCATACGAAGCATGCATCGACAACTGCTACAAATACACGACCATTGCCTCTCCCTGAACGTCTGCCTCGTCTCCCGTTTGCCTTTCACCATTGCCTTTCCTTTTCTACGTAGTAGGGAAAGAGAGCACCAATAATCCACATGGCTTCCTACTCCAACGCCGCCGCTGGCGTCGACTGCAGCGAGTCGACGCTCTCCACCGAGACGGTGACCGGCTCTCACGTCCTCAAGATCAAGAGGTACTCCAAGACCAAGGAGGTCCTTGGCGTCGGCGAATGCATCAAGTCCAGCGTGTTCACCGTCGGCGGCCACCGCTGGTACATCGAGTTCTACCCACACGGCTAcaacgaggaggaagacgactgCATATCCTTCGTCCTCTTCCTCGACCACCCTGATGATGACGTGACCAGCGTCAAGGCCAAGTTCTGGCTCACCTTGCTCGACCAGGCCGGAGAGCCGGTGCCGGGGTACTCGGCGGCGATGGGCCTGTGCACCTTCTCAGGCGCTGTGCCGTCGTACGGCTGCGAGCGGTTCATCGTGAgggaggagctggaggcggcGCCCTACCTCAAGGACGACAGCTTCAGCCTCAGGTGCGACGTCACCGTCTTCAAGGAGATCCGCCATGTCACCGACTCCACGGAGCAACCAAGGAGAGCCCTCGTGCCTGTTGGactcatcttcttcttgatgtcATTGTTAGTTGCGTATTATTTGGTCACGATCATGTGTTAGCGTACGTGTTGCATGGATCGGAGTAGTCTGGAGTcaagttagtttttttttcattaatcGGTCTCGTGTGCTAATTTGTCTCCAGGGATGCTTGCAAGCATGCAGATGCCTTGGTGTTTAAATCCTCGTTCGTGCAATGAGTTAGAGATTAACCTAAAAGAGACTGTTTCTCTTCGTTTGCTTTGTGAGTCTGTGCTCCCTCGAGTTCATTGTGAAACATTGACGGTAAGATTTAGGGAACCAATCTGATTTAGCAAACAGGCTAGATACAAATTCCGTCGTCCAGGTAATTGTTTAACAAACATCCTCTAACGTTGACTTAAGATATAGGAAAATCTTCCTCGACGGTTTTTTATTCGTCAGCCGAATCGTTAACTCCACGTGTCCAATGCATGGCCGGGCTTTCAGATGGTGGGGGGGCTTTGTGGGGCTTTCAGATGAAGGCTCTATTTGGCTCCATATGCTTTGGCCGCAACGGTGAAGGCCTTGTTTGGTGCCATATCCTGAGATCCTCCACCCTCTACGGGTTCCGGTTGCAAAGCCTTGCGTCGCATCCGTATTCTTTTGTGTTTTTGTTGTAAAAATGTTTAAATCATCTTCTCAATCAATACAACTTATGCAGTTTTTCTTACCGCTAATAGATAAACACATATACGCTCAGACACGTACACCATGGACCATAGGACAAAATTATCGTATAAGAGAATTGCTAAGGTACTCCCAAATCACCATGGACCGTCCATTTAGTTAGATCTGAATAACTActacctcctaggaggtaatagatgaaatatatatttatatattattttattttagaaaatagGATAAATAGGAAAATACCTCTCTATTAGATGTCACgtgcatatatatacaaaatCTAACTTTCATACATGATTAACTTGACACGTCAGTAAGATGTAACAGGATGTAACATTTTAGAAGTGATCTAGacataatttattacaacactttTGTTTACTGGAACGTGACAAAACAGACACTTACTCCTTTTGCAATGTGAAAAAACAGTGAGATCCCTAGCATGATTTTGTTGTAACGATATTTGTTGTAGACCATCCCTAATGTGATTTCTTGGGTAATATTTTTTATCATGAACAAAGGGAAAAGTGACATGTGCAACTACTTGGATAAAAAATATGTACGTGACCAAATAATGTTGAGCTTGCCCAATTAAGAAATATAAAATAACATGTCATTGATTGCAACCAAAAGGAAACAAATTGCATGTCCacctgcatgcacatgcatgtcGTACTGCTCCTCCTAGATGCAAGGAAGAGGTGATAACCcggttgtttctttctttttttcctttttaattatttcatCTCTCCTATTTAGGGATTCAGTTTTAGCGAGCATCTCCAGCAATCTCCCAATAAATGTTTCCCAATCCAACTAATAcgagagtcacaactcctcctttatttaggaAGAGTTAGGGTGAATTATTGCTGCACTTCATCTACACCGACACACATGGCCAAGGATCTACTTGTGGCGGCGGACAGGTATCGTATGCAGAAGCTGAAGTTGATTTGTGAGAACACGCTGCACGGCTACGTCCACGCGAGCACGGTTTTGGCTTTTTCGGGGTTAGCTGAGAAGTATGGTTGCAAGGGTCTCAAGGAGGCATGCTTCAAGTTCCTCAAGGTTCCTGGCAATCTGAGGAAATTCATAGAAAGTGATGGGTTTGAGTGTATGGCGACTGGCGAGGAGTTGCCCCTGTCTTCTTAAGGAATTATTACTACTCGGCAGTCTCGATGCCAGACCTCTTCAACTTAAGTGTATGTTAATACCTGTTTGTGCACTTGAGATGGTGGACTCAATAGGCAAGGTGTAAAAGGTTACATGAGTTCGGCCACTAGTGCTTTATCAGATTAGGACTCGGTGACTAGCTTGTTCATAGCACTCAAATCACAATCCGAAAGGCATTGTAAACTCGTTTCCCTTTCAACCACGTTTAGCGTGACTCTTCCGAGCCGGCAGAGAAACAGCCGGACCGTGGCCGCAAAATATATCAGAAATCCTGCCAACAAGGTACCTAATTGACGACACCGTGTCCCATCTCATCAGCATCTAGTAGGCTTAGGCGCAGCCCATGCTCAGCTTTTTCTATCAAGCAGAGAGAATACAGATGCCCAGCTCTCCCGGCCCTGCCATCGTCGACCCCGGCCGCAGCAGCGCGTCGACCATCGCCGCCGACATGGAGACCGGCTCGCACGAGCTCACCGTCCGCGGCTACTCGGGCACCAAGGGGCTCGGCGTCGGCAAGGGCATCCTCTCCGCAGCGTTCAGCATCGGAGGCCACAGCTGGTGCATCCCACTACTACCCCGACGGTTACAACGTGGAGAGCTCCGACTGCATATCCTTGTACCTCCAGCTGCTCGTCGACGATGATCAAGGAGACAACGGCGACGTCAAGGCACAGTTCAAGTTCTGCTTGCTGGACCAGGGAGAGCCCGTGCCATCGTACACCCTGACTAGCAAGAGGCAGGAATTCGCCCGCATCAAATCTCACGCATGGGGTTGGGCCAAGTTCATCAGGCGCAAGGAGTTGGAGGAGTCTCCTCACATCGAAGACGATACATTCCGGATCAGCTGCCATGTCACTGTCCCCAAGATCCGGGCCGAGGAAACCCAAGTGCACTTCCTCACATCGCCTTCGAAGACGGACCTGCACCGGCATCTTGGTGATCTCCTAGAGAGCAATGTGGGAGCGGACGTCAagttcagggtcggcagggaGACGTTCACGGCGCACCGGAGCATCCTCGCCGCTCGATCACCGGTTTTCAGGGCGGAGCTCTTCGGTTGGATGAAGGAGAAGTGGGCGGCTCAAGTCCGGATCGATGACATGGAGCCGAGGGTGTTTGGAGCCATGCTCCACTTCATATACACCGACTCGTTGCCT
This genomic window from Setaria viridis chromosome 8, Setaria_viridis_v4.0, whole genome shotgun sequence contains:
- the LOC117834585 gene encoding BTB/POZ and MATH domain-containing protein 3, translated to MAKDLLVAADRYRMQKLKLICENTLHGYVHASTVLAFSGLAEKYGCKGLKEACFKFLKRDSSEPAEKQPDRGRKIYQKSCQQERIQMPSSPGPAIVDPGRSSASTIAADMETGSHELTVRGYSGTKGLGVAGASHYYPDGYNVESSDCISLYLQLLVDDDQGDNGDVKAQFKFCLLDQGEPVPSYTLTSKRQEFARIKSHAWGWAKFIRRKELEESPHIEDDTFRISCHVTVPKIRAEETQVHFLTSPSKTDLHRHLGDLLESNVGADVKFRVGRETFTAHRSILAARSPVFRAELFGWMKEKWAAQVRIDDMEPRVFGAMLHFIYTDSLPQIEGDRRVMAQHLLVAADRYCLVGLKMICEDMLRNFIDTNTAATTLELAEQHGCRRLKERCLNFLKNPGNTIAVGCPSLVKDLLAKVSP
- the LOC117834583 gene encoding BTB/POZ and MATH domain-containing protein 2 is translated as MASYSNAAAGVDCSESTLSTETVTGSHVLKIKRYSKTKEVLGVGECIKSSVFTVGGHRWYIEFYPHGYNEEEDDCISFVLFLDHPDDDVTSVKAKFWLTLLDQAGEPVPGYSAAMGLCTFSGAVPSYGCERFIVREELEAAPYLKDDSFSLRCDVTVFKEIRHVTDSTEQPRRALVPVGLIFFLMSLLVAYYLVTIMC